The proteins below come from a single Benincasa hispida cultivar B227 chromosome 4, ASM972705v1, whole genome shotgun sequence genomic window:
- the LOC120075807 gene encoding uncharacterized protein LOC120075807, with protein MQNAAVIFLSVLLSAAFHPALSLVDGYLPNGDFERGPKASDMNGTVVKGPYAIPEWEISGFVEYIKSGQKQGDMLLVVPEGAFAVRLGNEASIKQKIKVVKGLYYSITFSAARTCAQEERLNISVAPDWGVLPMQTLYNSNGWDLYAWAFQATSDEVVILIHNPGEEEDPACGPLIDAIAIKTLYPPKASNDNLVKNGDFEIGPYVFPNASSGVLVPPNIEDDHSPIPGWMVESLKAVKYIDSDHFSVPSGKRAVELVAGKESAIAQIVRTIPGKTYILSFVVGDASNSCEGSMVVEAFAGKNTLKVPYQSKGNGGSKPAALKFTAESTRTRIMFLSTFYTMRTDDFSSLCGPVLDKVKLLSVRNPKA; from the exons ATGCAGAACGCCGCCGTCATCTTCTTGTCGGTGCTTCTCTCCGCCGCCTTCCATCCCGCTCTCAGCCTCGTCGACG gGTATTTGCCAAATGGGGATTTCGAGAGAGGTCCGAAGGCGTCGGACATGAACGGAACGGTGGTAAAAGGACCATATGCAATACCGGAATGGGAAATTTCAGGCTTCGTGGAGTACATAAAGTCAGGGCAGAAACAAGGCGACATGTTGCTGGTGGTGCCGGAGGGGGCGTTCGCCGTCCGGCTAGGAAACGAAGCGTCAATCAAACAAAAGATCAAAGTAGTAAAAGGACTTTACTATTCGATCACTTTCAGCGCCGCCCGAACCTGCGCTCAAGAGGAGCGGCTCAACATCTCTGTAGCGCCCGACTGGGGGGTTCTGCCGATGCAAACTCTTTACAACAGTAATGGCTGGGACTTATACGCTTGGGCCTTCCAAGCCACCTCCGACGAGGTCGTTATTCTCATCCATAACCCTGGCGAGGAGGAAGATCCTGCCTGTGGCCCTCTCATCGACGCCATTGCCATTAAAACCCTCTACCCTCCTAAGGCCTCCAATG ATAATCTGGTGAAGAATGGGGATTTCGAAATTGGCCCATACGTTTTCCCAAACGCATCATCAGGAGTTTTGGTCCCACCGAACATTGAAGATGACCACTCTCCGATCCCCGGCTGGATGGTTGAATCTCTCAAGGCCGTCAAATACATCGATTCCGACCATTTCTCCGTCCCCAGCGGGAAGCGCGCCGTCGAGTTAGTCGCCGGAAAAGAAAGCGCAATAGCTCAGATTGTTCGTACGATCCCCGGAAAAACCTACATCCTCTCGTTCGTCGTCGGCGATGCAAGCAACTCGTGCGAAGGATCCATGGTCGTTGAAGCTTTCGCCGGGAAAAACACACTGAAAGTACCGTACCAGTCGAAAGGCAACGGCGGATCGAAACCGGCGGCGCTGAAATTCACGGCGGAATCGACGAGGACGAGGATTATGTTCTTGAGCACATTCTACACCATGCGAACCGATGATTTCTCGTCGCTGTGTGGGCCGGTGCTGGATAAAGTGAAATTGTTGAGCGTTCGAAACCCTAAGGCGTGA